The window AGAACTCaagcaaacaaaaataaaataaccaaGCTTTTACCACACTGTGTGGGGCTGTTATGCGAATCAAAGTATTAAACTAGAATAGTCAAGTgtatatgaaattttaaattggtCTATTATTTGAATTGAAAGATCATGCGCATCAGCTTTTAAAATTGCTGTTTGTTGAATGATTTGATTTGGTTCTCAAAATTTTCAGGAACTCCAATCAATGAATATTGTTCCTCGCTTGAAATTGGCAGAAGCGTAAAGTCTTTTCAGATAAAGTTGAGAGGAAAACGGGTTTATCGAAATGGAAGGCATATGATCTGTATGTGTTATTACCTGGAGCTGGAGGCGACGAAGAGGATGATCTGAGAAGGAATCAGCAGCAGCAGTTTGAAGCTCAGGCGATGAAGAGGATGATCTTAGCTTTTAGGGTTTTAATGGGACCAGGGACCAGATTgggtacaaaattcagatttgcCACATCAGCTAGCCGTTGTTGGCTCCAGCGTGGCATTGGAGGTGCCAGATCATCCCTCCGTTTGCTGAATTGGCGCCGGAAAGGGTTGCAGGACAACTATGGGTCCCGGAGCTGAATGTCAAGGATGCTGTTAGGGAATTTTAAAAGTCAAGGATAAGTATGAGTAACTCGTCCAATCTCAAGGACCACTTTGGGGTTTTAGTCCACTTCTGCGAATGCAGTAAGATTTTTCGCAGTGATATAACACACATCTATTCCTAATGTAGCCACATCGTTTCAGGTGCGGAAAAAGTTTTATTCAACACAGTAGCATGACCCAAATATTTTTCTCtgtcattttttgttattttattataaggCAATTAAGTTGATAATTATCAAATTTAGACCACAATAATTGGTTTGACTAAATACCGATCAATCGAACTAGtctaatttgattttttatctgtGCTTGTATTTAAATTGGTCGCATTTTGTCAAATTTAGAAAAACTTTTTTcttattacatatatttttttaatattacataattaatttaattatatttttatatattgaattaattaattttgatttaaatatttCAATGAATGACATGCTGATTGAATCATTGAGCTAGTGAATCTGTTTTTTGTCAGATAATCGACTGTCGAATCGATTTTAATAATTATgactaaaatttcataaatttaacttaaaaaaatgagATCAATTTAACACAAAgcatcattttgaaaaaaaaaaatatatctaattcAATATCCAACTTTTCTTTTCATATTTCAAGTTGGGGGAATGGTCACATTTGTCTAGATCTATGTTTGGATTTAAGAggataagaaagaaaaattaagcAAAGCACAAAATCGTGGATGCATTGGCATCAGGAAAACCGTGCAACCAACCCCACACACGCACCATACCTCGTTTTCTTTCTCTTCACTTCCACTCATTGCATCAAATTCTCTTTTCCCTTTACTTTTTCTCAAGCACCcaaatttttgttttcaatttcttcCCCTTTTCTCTTTTGTGTAATCCAATAAAGTAAGAAACTTTCCCAAACACAAACCCACCACTGTGCCACCTtcgtttttttgtttttcccttcaCTTTCTCAgctgcccaaaaaaaaaaaaaacctttttctgTGATTTTCTCTACGACCGCCGCATTATTTCATCATTGCCATTCAgataattttctaatttaattttccgATTGGTTTGGTTCTGGAGTTTCTGCTAATGACTCTAGCCTTTTATCATagctagagttttttttttttttttgaaaaagtagaaAGCTTCGATGACGATGATTCCATGGGGTGGAATCAGTTGCTGTTTGAGTGCAGCTGCTCTATACCTCCTTGGCAGAAGCAGTGGCAGGTAACTGATTTTCTCACTATTTGTGTTTTTTCCCCCTTAATTTCAATCCAAACTTAGACCTAAGCTATAAACATTTGTGCATTGGAATGATAATAAATGGCATTCTTATAACATAtatatagttttattttattttttaattttaatttttttgcaggGATGCTGAGCTTCTTAAATCTGTAACAAGGGTCAATCAATTGAAGGAGCTGGGTATGTTTGCTTTTCCTTTTTGGACCCCTGACACTGAAAGTTCAATTCTTCTTATGTAGATATGCAAGTCTTTTAATtgcatttatttttgttgttttgaaGCATATGATATGAGTAACTGATATTCAAATTGTTGTGATGCAGagattgtttgtttctttgattattttataaaataaattgcgTATAAATATAATCATGCTTGATAAATGAAGTTTTGTGTTATATCAATGGCATTGTTTCAGATTTATTGTTGTCTTGTATTGCTATGCACCAGAGAGATTGTCACTGAAAATGGGTAAAAGAAAATACTGATCAGATTAATGATTAATCTCTGTTTCCACAGTGATAATGCTGGCTACTGAATTGAATAGTTTAATTCGGTATAAAATTGTTTTTGTTACTTGTGTCATCTTTCTTAACCTCGATTAGTTTTCCTAATTGTAGCTTCTACGGATTTTGGTTTTGCATATGGCTGGAAAGCAGTTGTTGCTGGCTAGATTGAACATTGGCCTTGTATGGCTTCTTTGTTCATCATCCATTTTCTTGTTGTGTTCACGCCATTTTTGCTGAGCTTTTTTGTTGCAACATGCAAATTTTTATTGTCACCATTTCAGTCATGACATTTTGTTGTATGCTTCAGACATTATCTATGATATTGGTGTCTGTGATATCACATTTATCATTAATTTACTCTTTACAATACTTGTTTCTTTTAGTAAGTTACCTGTAATGATACTTCTTATTAATGTAGAGTTGATGTGCATTTCTACTTGCTACTTCGTAATTAGTGATGCAATATGTGCTCTTGTGATTTGTGACCTTGCTTCGGATTTCTTCGCTTTCCAGCACAACTGTTAGATGCGGAAATCTTACCCTTGGTTGTTAGCATTTCTGGGAGAGTCAGCTCTGAAACCCCAATTCACTGTGAGTTCAGTGGTTTAAGAGGAGTAATAGTTGAAGAAACGGTAAGTAGACACAATATTGTGAAGCATCATTGATTACTTTTCTATAGGAATTTTCCTTTCTCATTCAGCCCTTTGCGATTAACATGGAACCCATTTTGCAATTTTCATTTTAGGCAGAGCAACATTTTCTTAAACACAATGATGCTGGTTCATGGATACAAGATTCTGCTTTAATGCTATCCATGAGTAAAGAAGTTCCTTGGTATCTGGTGAGCAGTTTTCTCTGTTCCTCTAGTgtattttgatttatttcttCCTTTATGTATTATATAACTATTAGTACCGGCTATTgagttctctcttctcttctcttctcttctcttcttccctcaaTGCCCAATGGCCAAAGTGGTGATAACtatgaaatgaaagaaaaaagttAGAATGTTTGTGTTCACTTGAAGCAAGTATTTATATACTTCCCTTCATTTTCATGTATTAGGATGATGGAAGTGACCGTGTGCATGTGGTAGGAGCCCGTGGTGCCACAGGATTTGTATTACCTGTTGCAAGTGAGGCGTTTGAAGAGTCCGGTAGGTCACTTGTACGTGGTACATTGGATTATCTCCAAGGTCTCAAGGTATGTCTTTGTTCATCCATCAAATCCCTTTTGTGCCCCTTTCTCTCAAAAGTATTTGAAATTGGAACAAAAGTGAAACACTGAGATACCCTTTTTCTACTCAGATGCTTGGGGTCAAGAGAATCGAACGGGTACTTCCAGTTGGGACTTCATTGACTGTCGTTGGTGAGGTAATCCAATTAATTTCAATAGTATGGCTATTTACCTCAGAAGAGTCTTCTATGTTAGTTTATCATTATAACTAGGATTAGTAGTGTTACAGAGTAGATGGGAATTGTCACAACTTATAACAGGAGTAACTTCGTCTGCTATTTTCTGGAGCAATCATTTAATAAGCATGTTCTTATTTGATATAGATTGATGACCTGAATATTTATAGTGTGACACCGTGAATTGAAGTGAGATCAACATGTtttaagttatcaaactcagaCCTTAGTTAGTCATTGTTGTATAAAAATATATGCTCCAAGGGAAAAAGGGGTTGTAAATTGTTTTGTTATTTGAGATGTTTCTTTCTGTGTTCAATTTATCATCTCTCATGGCATTTTTGTTTCCATTAAAAACTGATCTGATGCTTGAGTTGGATCCTTATTTACTAATGCCATGCTTATTGTTACTTGGTGTTCCTCCCTATAGTTCTTACATTTTATTGCTCACTTAATTTGTAAACTGTATGATCAGGCTGCTAAAGATGACATTGGGACTATTCGAATTCAGCGACCCCACAAAGGGCCATTTTATGTCTCTCCCAAAACACTTGATCAGCTTATCGCAAATCTGGGGAAATGGGCAAGGTTGCTTTACATATTTCTACATCCTTATTGTGTCTTTTTTTTATAGCAGACATTGACTAGAATTTTGTTATTAGATGGTATAAATATGCGTCTATGGGCTTGACACTATTTGGTGCTTACCTAATAGCTAAGCATGCTATTCGGTTTATCTTGGAAAGACGGCGTCGTTGTGAACTGCAAAAAAGGTACACATCACTGGTGATTCTTCTCATTAATAGTGAAAAACTGAATACCATGAATGAAAGGTTCGTGAATTAGGAAGAGTTATTACAGAGTTATTGCAATGAGCAAGTGTTCATTCTTGAAGTGTGCCCTATGTAGAATTACACACCAATCTTTGGTCAACATTCCCATGCATCTCTATGTCCTATTCTTAATTAGGTGAATTAACATACTAAATTCCTGTCTATGAAGGGTTCTCGCGGCCGCTGCTAAGAGACAAGGACAAGATAATGAAGGTAAATTACTACGATTCTCTGATATACATGTTTCGAGATGGCTGTTTTCAATTGGTTATGATGAACATGTGATTTGTTTTCTTAGGTGAAAAAGCTGACACCTCACCAGACGGCATGAAAAGGGACCGTTCAATGCCAGACTTGTGTGTAATATGCCTGGAGCACGAATATAATGCTGTTTTCGTACCGTAAGCCCTTGATACTATCTTATTTGTTGCTTGATGTGTTGTGTCTACAAACTAACATATGAAGCAGTAGCACTGAGAATGACAAACGTCTTTTAATTCTGAGGGGGGAAAAGAAAAGGCCTTTTCTAAGCCTATAAAATTGAATTTTCTAGTTAGTTTGATATTCTA is drawn from Arachis hypogaea cultivar Tifrunner chromosome 12, arahy.Tifrunner.gnm2.J5K5, whole genome shotgun sequence and contains these coding sequences:
- the LOC112728393 gene encoding E3 ubiquitin-protein ligase SP1 — its product is MTMIPWGGISCCLSAAALYLLGRSSGRDAELLKSVTRVNQLKELAQLLDAEILPLVVSISGRVSSETPIHCEFSGLRGVIVEETAEQHFLKHNDAGSWIQDSALMLSMSKEVPWYLDDGSDRVHVVGARGATGFVLPVASEAFEESGRSLVRGTLDYLQGLKMLGVKRIERVLPVGTSLTVVGEAAKDDIGTIRIQRPHKGPFYVSPKTLDQLIANLGKWARWYKYASMGLTLFGAYLIAKHAIRFILERRRRCELQKRVLAAAAKRQGQDNEGEKADTSPDGMKRDRSMPDLCVICLEHEYNAVFVPCGHMCCCTTCSSHLTNCPLCRRRIEQVVKTWRW